Proteins from a single region of Desulfobacter postgatei 2ac9:
- the secD gene encoding protein translocase subunit SecD: MNFFTIKRVLILGVIVAAIVCLLPTFTNTWPHKKINLGLDLQGGMHLVLEVQSEEAVKAELDRTISQLKLDLKNEKIQHMGIDKGPDHKIIAQISGAENRSAVENLLSDEYAGLEIPSVKNIDGGIIFTLRLPDKEADSIKKMATEQALETIRNRIDEFGVSEPDIRIQSGNRILLQLPGISDPQRAKGLIGKTAQLTFQLVDEQGDINAALAGKPPVGDEILYQVKKNADTGHQSRTPFLIKKHVELDGSHLTNARVEFDQFQQPQVGIEFSRKGARIFEGITGANINKRLAIVLDKNVYSAPNIQDRISGGKAVITGHFTIEEATDLAIALRAGSLPAPVKIIEERTVGPTLGRDSVRMGLTSMLIGGALVVLFMPIYYKGAGLVADIALVVNILLIGGGLAIFGATLTLPGIAGIILTIGMAVDANVIIFERIREELLAGRSPKAAVNSGYDRATLTIMDANVTTLIAAAVLFQFGTGQIKGFAITLALGIVASLFTALILSKSIHDLILANKQSDTLSI; the protein is encoded by the coding sequence TTGAATTTCTTTACCATAAAGCGCGTATTGATTCTGGGGGTCATTGTTGCCGCAATTGTATGCCTGCTTCCCACATTCACCAATACCTGGCCCCATAAAAAAATCAACCTTGGCCTTGACTTGCAGGGCGGTATGCACCTGGTCCTTGAGGTACAAAGTGAAGAAGCGGTTAAGGCCGAGCTTGACCGCACCATCAGCCAGCTCAAACTGGACCTGAAAAACGAAAAAATACAGCATATGGGCATTGACAAGGGACCTGATCATAAAATAATCGCCCAAATATCAGGGGCGGAAAACAGATCCGCTGTGGAAAACCTGTTGTCTGATGAATATGCAGGCCTTGAGATTCCTTCGGTTAAAAATATTGACGGCGGGATTATCTTTACCCTTCGTCTACCTGACAAGGAGGCGGATTCCATCAAAAAAATGGCTACGGAGCAGGCACTGGAAACCATTCGAAACCGTATTGACGAATTTGGCGTCAGCGAACCGGATATCAGAATTCAGAGCGGCAACAGAATTCTCCTGCAGCTGCCGGGCATCAGTGATCCGCAACGCGCCAAAGGTCTGATTGGAAAAACTGCCCAGCTCACATTCCAGCTTGTGGATGAACAGGGAGATATCAATGCCGCGTTAGCCGGCAAGCCACCTGTTGGGGATGAAATTCTTTACCAGGTGAAAAAAAACGCCGATACAGGCCACCAGTCCAGAACGCCATTCCTGATCAAAAAACATGTGGAGCTTGACGGCAGCCATTTAACCAATGCCCGGGTGGAGTTTGACCAGTTCCAGCAGCCCCAGGTGGGTATTGAATTCAGTCGTAAAGGTGCCAGAATTTTTGAAGGGATCACCGGTGCCAATATTAACAAGCGGTTGGCCATTGTCCTGGATAAAAATGTATACTCCGCACCCAATATCCAGGACCGTATTTCCGGCGGAAAAGCTGTGATCACAGGGCATTTTACCATTGAAGAAGCCACTGACCTTGCCATTGCGCTGCGGGCCGGGTCTTTGCCTGCGCCGGTTAAAATCATTGAGGAACGAACAGTTGGCCCCACCCTGGGTAGAGACTCCGTGCGCATGGGTCTGACCTCCATGCTGATTGGCGGTGCCCTGGTTGTTCTTTTCATGCCCATTTATTACAAAGGGGCAGGCCTGGTCGCCGACATTGCCCTGGTTGTGAATATCCTTCTGATCGGTGGCGGACTGGCAATTTTCGGTGCCACTCTGACCTTGCCGGGTATTGCCGGTATCATCCTGACCATTGGTATGGCAGTCGATGCCAATGTTATTATCTTTGAGCGTATCCGGGAGGAACTTCTGGCCGGCCGGTCTCCCAAGGCTGCTGTGAATAGCGGATATGACCGCGCCACGCTGACCATCATGGACGCCAATGTCACCACGTTGATCGCAGCTGCTGTTCTGTTCCAGTTCGGCACAGGTCAGATCAAGGGTTTTGCCATAACCCTGGCTCTTGGTATCGTGGCCAGTCTGTTTACTGCTCTGATCCTGTCCAAGAGCATCCACGATCTGATTCTTGCAAACAAACAATCTGACACATTGAGCATATAA
- the yajC gene encoding preprotein translocase subunit YajC — protein sequence MLISTAYAMGTAGGQAGQAGGLAGFLPIIILFAIFYFLLIRPQQKKAKEHKAMIDNLKKGNRVVTSGGIFGTIVSMDDTTLGLEIAEKVKIKVARANIAALISDNEAATKPKENN from the coding sequence ATGTTGATTAGCACTGCATACGCCATGGGCACCGCCGGTGGACAGGCCGGACAGGCCGGAGGACTGGCCGGTTTTTTACCCATTATTATTCTGTTCGCCATTTTTTACTTCCTGCTCATCAGACCCCAGCAAAAAAAAGCCAAAGAACATAAGGCAATGATCGACAATCTTAAAAAAGGCAACCGGGTTGTAACGTCCGGCGGAATTTTCGGCACAATTGTCTCTATGGACGACACCACCCTCGGTCTTGAGATTGCCGAAAAAGTTAAAATAAAAGTTGCCAGGGCAAACATTGCCGCACTGATCTCAGATAATGAAGCCGCGACAAAACCCAAAGAAAATAATTAA
- a CDS encoding Rne/Rng family ribonuclease — translation MTRKILINAVDPEENRIAMVFDNKLDQFHIETTAKAATKGNIYKGIVTRVEPSLQAVFVDYGAGKNGFLQKNEIHPDYFQEIEKNDRSLFNLIKKGQEMIVQVAKDPINLKGAMLTTYISLPGRFGVLMPGNNTRGVSRKIVEEDERKRLVGILKDLTIPEGFGMIVRTAGKGATKTLLTSDLRYLMRVWKNIDKLAMENQAPCLLYKEQSLAVRSLRDYFTTDITEILIDNPDTYKEVLNFIEMIAPKQKNIVRLFKSEKPIFTKYQLEEQISSIYKREVPLKSGGFLVIEQTEALVSIDVNSGKSTKKNSIEETAFHTNLEAAEEVARQLRLRDMGGLIVVDFIDMKERRHKADITKTMKKYLKTDKAKTKVGGITAFGLLEMSRQRIRHSITYGAYDTCKHCNGRGMTPSVEIQALALLRQLALKTLKAEPDQKFICRVPEDVAYYMLNTKREELLELETKRQVVINIDIDRTMVSGQSSIT, via the coding sequence ATGACCAGAAAAATTCTAATTAATGCAGTGGATCCGGAAGAAAACCGTATAGCCATGGTTTTTGACAACAAACTGGATCAATTTCACATTGAAACAACCGCCAAAGCGGCAACCAAAGGTAATATATATAAAGGTATCGTCACCCGGGTGGAACCTAGTCTGCAGGCCGTGTTCGTGGATTACGGCGCAGGGAAAAATGGATTTTTGCAGAAAAATGAAATACACCCGGACTATTTCCAGGAAATCGAAAAAAATGACAGATCCCTGTTCAACTTAATTAAAAAAGGCCAGGAAATGATTGTCCAGGTCGCCAAAGACCCAATTAATCTCAAAGGGGCCATGCTCACCACCTATATTTCGCTTCCCGGGCGCTTTGGCGTACTTATGCCGGGCAACAACACCAGGGGGGTTTCCCGTAAAATTGTTGAGGAAGATGAACGAAAGCGGCTGGTTGGTATTCTCAAGGATCTGACAATTCCTGAAGGATTCGGAATGATTGTAAGAACCGCAGGCAAGGGCGCCACCAAAACCCTTCTGACATCAGACCTTCGATATTTGATGCGCGTATGGAAAAACATCGACAAACTGGCCATGGAAAATCAGGCACCCTGTCTTCTTTATAAGGAACAAAGTCTGGCCGTACGTTCTTTAAGGGACTACTTTACAACAGATATCACAGAGATCCTTATTGACAATCCCGACACCTACAAAGAAGTTCTGAACTTCATTGAGATGATTGCACCCAAACAGAAAAATATTGTCCGGCTGTTTAAAAGTGAAAAACCTATTTTTACAAAATACCAGCTTGAGGAGCAGATATCTTCCATTTATAAAAGAGAGGTGCCCCTTAAATCCGGTGGTTTTCTGGTGATCGAACAGACCGAAGCACTGGTTTCCATTGACGTTAACTCCGGCAAATCTACAAAAAAGAACAGCATTGAAGAGACAGCCTTTCACACCAATCTTGAAGCGGCCGAAGAAGTGGCGCGGCAGTTGAGGCTGCGGGATATGGGCGGGCTCATTGTGGTGGATTTCATTGACATGAAAGAACGCCGCCACAAGGCAGATATCACCAAAACCATGAAAAAATATTTAAAAACCGATAAGGCCAAAACCAAGGTAGGGGGAATCACCGCGTTCGGACTCCTTGAAATGTCCAGGCAAAGGATCCGTCACTCCATCACCTACGGGGCCTATGACACCTGCAAACATTGCAACGGCCGGGGTATGACGCCTTCTGTTGAAATCCAGGCACTGGCGCTGCTGCGACAATTAGCGCTAAAAACTCTGAAAGCGGAACCGGATCAAAAATTTATCTGCCGGGTTCCCGAAGATGTGGCCTACTACATGCTCAATACCAAAAGGGAAGAACTTCTTGAGCTTGAAACAAAACGTCAGGTCGTCATAAATATCGACATAGACCGGACCATGGTATCAGGCCAAAGCAGCATTACTTGA
- the mltF gene encoding membrane-bound lytic murein transglycosylase MltF, producing the protein MKAFLTKYFIFLSLLIVTLGLVRFCVLIHHQEVGSTLTTVEKIRKNGKLRLITSKAINTYYLYNNKPAGFEYDLALEFAKFMNVELDVITPGWNNMFAYLKQGKGDFIAAGLPITAPRLEEADFSIPYMTIQQHMIHHNLIFGPKDIKDMESKIFHVRRGTAYHDRVAEIKASGVNLKYVLHNNIPTEELIGMVHNREIKFTIADSNIALLCRRFFPDIHIGIPIQERESLAWAVRKNDSEMLKQINKFFLYANNTGILKRITTKYYGNMDNFDAYELKKFHERIKKRLPEYKDVIKEESAKHGFDWHLIAAVVYQESQFDPDAKSFTNVRGLMQVTENTAKEMGIKNRHDPQQSIRAGIKYLALMYKRFNYIKDESQRLLFALASYNIGYGHVKDAMGLAKQKGDDPNTWKALEAALPLLCKAKYYNQTKYGYARGWEPVLYVERIQTYFDILKQKKAAITL; encoded by the coding sequence ATGAAAGCATTTTTAACTAAATATTTTATATTTCTGTCCCTCCTTATTGTAACTTTAGGGCTTGTACGATTTTGTGTGCTCATACACCACCAGGAAGTCGGCAGCACCCTGACTACCGTTGAAAAAATACGCAAAAACGGCAAGTTGCGTCTGATTACCAGCAAGGCCATAAACACCTATTATCTGTACAATAACAAACCCGCGGGATTTGAATATGACCTGGCCCTGGAGTTTGCCAAATTCATGAATGTTGAGCTTGATGTCATAACACCCGGCTGGAACAACATGTTCGCGTATCTTAAACAGGGCAAAGGCGATTTTATTGCCGCAGGACTTCCCATTACTGCCCCCCGCCTGGAAGAAGCCGATTTTTCCATCCCTTACATGACCATACAGCAGCATATGATTCACCACAATCTCATCTTTGGCCCCAAGGACATTAAAGATATGGAATCTAAAATTTTTCATGTCCGGCGGGGAACAGCCTATCATGACAGAGTGGCAGAAATAAAAGCTTCGGGCGTCAATCTAAAATACGTACTCCATAATAACATTCCCACCGAAGAGCTCATCGGCATGGTCCATAACAGGGAGATTAAATTCACCATTGCCGATTCCAATATCGCCCTGCTCTGCCGACGTTTTTTTCCGGATATACACATCGGCATTCCCATCCAGGAACGTGAATCTCTGGCCTGGGCGGTCCGGAAAAATGACAGTGAGATGCTTAAACAGATCAACAAATTCTTTCTTTATGCCAACAACACGGGTATCCTGAAACGCATCACAACCAAATATTATGGTAATATGGACAATTTTGACGCCTATGAACTGAAAAAATTTCATGAGCGTATAAAAAAACGGCTGCCTGAATATAAAGACGTAATCAAGGAAGAATCCGCCAAACACGGCTTTGACTGGCACCTGATAGCAGCCGTTGTCTACCAGGAATCCCAATTTGACCCGGATGCAAAGAGTTTTACCAATGTTCGCGGACTGATGCAGGTCACTGAAAACACCGCAAAGGAAATGGGCATCAAAAATCGCCATGACCCTCAACAAAGCATCCGCGCAGGGATCAAATACCTGGCATTGATGTACAAACGATTTAACTATATTAAAGATGAATCCCAGCGGCTTTTGTTTGCTCTGGCAAGTTATAATATCGGATATGGCCACGTCAAAGACGCCATGGGCCTGGCAAAGCAAAAAGGGGACGACCCCAATACCTGGAAAGCACTGGAGGCAGCGCTTCCTCTATTGTGCAAAGCAAAATACTATAACCAAACAAAATACGGATATGCCCGGGGCTGGGAACCGGTTCTTTATGTGGAGCGTATCCAGACATATTTTGATATTCTCAAACAAAAAAAAGCGGCCATAACCCTATAA
- the parC gene encoding DNA topoisomerase IV subunit A yields the protein MPQTPISSVEEFERMPFQEFTQNAYLNYSMYVILDRALPHIGDGLKPVQRRIIYSMSQLGLSSTAKFKKSARTVGDVLGKFHPHGDTACYEAMVLMAQPFSLRYPLVDGQGNWGDPNDPKSFAAMRYTESRLSRYAKILLDELEQGTVGWVPNFDGTLEEPSLMPARLPNILLNGTTGIAVGMATSIPPHNLREVAKALICLIENENADTQELCKFIKGPDFPTQAEIITPAKEIGDIYEKGMGRVKMRARYIIEDGELVFTALPYHASTEKIYEQIAAQISAKKLPMVSDLRDESDHENPTRLVVMPRSNRVDLNVLADHLFATTDLEKSFPVNMNMIGLDGRPGVKNLKTILDEWLEFRKATIEKKFRFRLEKIVSRLHILDGFKTVYLNLDQVIEIIRRADNPAKELTNAFKLSEIQIKAILEIRLRQLARMEEIKITDEMAELSREKAHLDNLLNSPDAFKAFMIKEIEEDAKNYGDKRSSPIKERKDAEAFSVTDVIEVEPVTIILSANGWIRTAKGHDIDPANVKFRTGDHLLCHLRTRSDKPIVLIDTSGRAYTLFSHALPSARGNGEPVTGHLTLAQDTSICYMITGEDEDLFINGADNGYGYIIKFSDFFTNFKNGKAVITLSENDLPIAPLPIPDVNSDSVAAITTGGRMLIFPVNQLPHLKKGKGNKIIHIPVSGKSKNHPEKLKFLKILPLSSNLVIYSGKHLLRLTPGNQQDYTSTRGRRGKLLPRGYRNVDDLEIIPTRPATDDTD from the coding sequence ATGCCCCAGACCCCGATTTCCAGTGTTGAAGAATTTGAACGAATGCCCTTCCAGGAGTTTACCCAAAACGCATATCTGAACTATTCCATGTATGTCATTCTGGACCGAGCCCTTCCCCATATCGGTGACGGGCTCAAACCTGTCCAGCGCCGAATCATATACTCCATGAGCCAGTTAGGACTTTCCTCCACGGCCAAATTCAAAAAATCAGCCAGAACCGTGGGCGATGTCCTGGGTAAATTTCACCCCCACGGGGATACCGCCTGCTACGAGGCCATGGTCCTGATGGCCCAGCCGTTTTCTTTAAGATACCCCCTGGTGGACGGACAGGGCAACTGGGGTGATCCCAATGACCCCAAATCCTTTGCAGCCATGAGGTATACTGAATCAAGGCTGTCCCGATATGCAAAAATTCTTTTGGATGAACTGGAACAGGGCACGGTGGGCTGGGTTCCCAATTTTGACGGGACCCTGGAAGAACCCTCCCTGATGCCGGCCCGTCTGCCCAATATCCTGCTCAACGGCACAACCGGGATCGCCGTGGGCATGGCCACCTCCATTCCGCCGCATAATTTAAGGGAAGTGGCAAAGGCTTTGATTTGTCTCATTGAAAACGAAAATGCCGACACCCAAGAGTTATGTAAATTCATCAAAGGCCCTGATTTTCCCACACAGGCGGAAATCATAACCCCTGCAAAAGAAATTGGCGATATCTATGAGAAAGGCATGGGGCGTGTAAAAATGCGGGCCCGTTATATCATAGAGGATGGGGAGCTGGTGTTCACCGCCCTTCCCTATCATGCCTCCACTGAAAAAATTTACGAGCAGATCGCAGCCCAGATCAGTGCAAAAAAACTGCCCATGGTGTCGGATCTGCGGGATGAATCCGACCACGAGAACCCCACACGGTTAGTGGTGATGCCACGATCAAACCGTGTGGATCTTAACGTCCTGGCAGACCATCTTTTTGCCACCACGGATCTTGAGAAATCCTTTCCGGTCAACATGAACATGATCGGCCTTGACGGCCGGCCAGGGGTAAAAAATTTAAAAACAATCCTGGACGAATGGCTTGAGTTCAGAAAAGCAACCATTGAAAAAAAATTTCGATTTCGTCTGGAAAAAATTGTCAGCCGACTACATATCCTGGACGGATTTAAAACCGTTTACCTCAACCTTGACCAGGTGATCGAAATCATACGCAGGGCAGATAATCCGGCCAAGGAACTGACGAACGCCTTTAAGCTGTCCGAAATCCAGATCAAGGCCATTTTGGAAATCCGGCTACGCCAGCTTGCCCGAATGGAAGAGATCAAAATCACCGACGAGATGGCCGAACTCTCCAGGGAAAAGGCGCACCTGGACAATCTTTTGAACTCGCCTGATGCATTTAAGGCGTTTATGATCAAAGAAATTGAAGAAGATGCCAAAAACTATGGGGACAAGCGCAGCTCTCCCATCAAAGAACGAAAGGACGCCGAAGCATTCTCGGTTACGGATGTTATCGAAGTGGAGCCTGTAACTATCATCCTCTCCGCCAATGGATGGATACGAACAGCAAAGGGCCACGATATAGATCCTGCCAATGTAAAATTCAGGACCGGAGATCATCTGCTGTGCCATCTGCGCACCCGATCCGACAAACCCATTGTGCTCATCGACACTTCGGGCCGGGCATATACCCTGTTCTCCCATGCCCTTCCCTCGGCCAGGGGAAACGGGGAACCCGTCACAGGCCATCTCACCCTTGCCCAGGATACCAGCATCTGCTATATGATTACCGGCGAAGATGAAGACCTGTTTATCAACGGTGCTGACAATGGTTATGGCTATATCATCAAATTCAGTGATTTTTTTACCAATTTCAAAAACGGAAAGGCAGTGATCACTTTATCCGAAAATGATCTGCCCATAGCCCCACTCCCCATCCCGGATGTGAATTCCGACAGCGTTGCCGCAATCACCACCGGCGGCAGAATGCTGATATTCCCGGTCAACCAGCTGCCGCACCTGAAAAAAGGCAAGGGAAATAAAATAATTCATATTCCGGTTTCCGGCAAAAGCAAAAATCACCCTGAAAAGCTTAAGTTTCTAAAAATATTGCCCTTAAGTTCAAACCTTGTTATATATTCGGGTAAACATCTCTTGCGGCTGACACCAGGCAACCAGCAGGATTACACAAGCACAAGGGGGCGACGGGGAAAGCTGCTTCCCCGTGGATATAGAAATGTTGATGACCTTGAAATTATCCCCACGCGGCCGGCGACAGATGATACTGATTAA
- the parE gene encoding DNA topoisomerase IV subunit B, producing MNLFDNRTQDKTSDQRYDARSIEVLKGLDPVKRRPGMYTDTSSPDHLAFEVIDNSVDEAIAGFATRIDVTLTQDDRIIVSDNGRGMPVDIHPEEGISGVELIMTKLHAGAKFSNKDYAFSGGLHGVGVSVVNALSIHLHIEICRNSKQYTIEFQNGTKTKDLEETGTAANSGTTLGFKPNPAYFDTDQFNRDAIRAALKSKAVLCQGLTTTFTLEQTGETDTWYYDQGLDQYLQERISSAETIFPEPFTGSADNDEFQAVWAVNWGLEDPLDLEESYVNLIPTKLGGTHVNGFRSGLLESVKEFCKFRNLLPKGVFLTPEDIWQNVGYVLSIKLVEAQFSSQTKERLSSRHCASLVNLQVRDAFSLWLNQNVALGEALALAAIENARRRERKRKKVSLKTRTSGASLPAKLSDCSSDDQRQRELFFVEGDSAGGSAKQARDRRFQAIMPLRGKILNTWDLTSSAILESKEIQDISQVLGVIPGSKDISKLRYNKLCILADADSDGLHIATLLCALFLKHFPEVVRQGHVFVAMPPLYRIDMGKEVFYALDDSERSAIIKRLSRRKKPSKINIQRFKGLGEMNPSQLRETTIAPDSRRLVQLTITNEPGAGEQKSDSARENDESPSASPESQRSPDSPKTDDFRTSEKEDVFQVMDMLLSKKRARDRKHWIETHGIIKEI from the coding sequence ATGAACTTATTTGATAACAGAACACAGGATAAGACCTCAGACCAAAGGTATGACGCCCGATCCATAGAGGTGCTCAAGGGCCTTGATCCGGTCAAGCGCAGACCCGGCATGTACACGGACACGTCAAGCCCGGACCACCTGGCCTTTGAGGTTATTGACAACAGTGTGGATGAGGCCATTGCAGGCTTTGCCACACGCATTGATGTCACCCTGACCCAGGACGACAGGATCATTGTATCGGACAACGGCCGGGGAATGCCCGTGGACATCCACCCGGAGGAAGGTATTTCCGGTGTTGAACTGATCATGACCAAGCTGCATGCAGGCGCCAAATTTTCAAACAAGGATTATGCGTTTTCAGGCGGGCTTCATGGGGTCGGCGTCTCTGTGGTCAATGCCTTATCCATTCATCTTCACATTGAGATTTGCCGGAACAGCAAACAGTACACGATTGAATTTCAAAACGGCACTAAAACAAAAGACCTGGAAGAGACCGGCACAGCCGCCAACTCCGGAACCACGCTGGGATTTAAGCCGAACCCGGCCTATTTTGATACGGATCAATTCAACCGGGACGCCATCCGGGCAGCGCTTAAATCCAAGGCCGTTCTGTGCCAGGGCCTGACCACCACCTTTACCCTTGAACAAACCGGTGAAACCGACACCTGGTATTACGACCAGGGCCTGGATCAATATCTTCAAGAGAGGATCAGCAGCGCCGAGACCATTTTCCCGGAACCGTTCACAGGATCTGCCGACAATGATGAATTCCAGGCCGTATGGGCGGTGAACTGGGGGCTGGAAGACCCTCTTGACCTTGAGGAAAGCTATGTCAACCTCATTCCCACAAAACTTGGGGGCACCCATGTCAACGGATTCAGATCAGGCTTGCTGGAGTCAGTCAAAGAGTTCTGCAAATTTCGAAACCTTCTGCCCAAAGGCGTGTTTCTTACCCCCGAGGATATCTGGCAGAATGTGGGATATGTACTGTCCATCAAACTTGTGGAAGCCCAATTTTCAAGTCAGACCAAAGAACGCCTCTCTTCACGCCACTGTGCAAGCCTGGTTAATCTTCAAGTCCGGGACGCTTTCAGCCTGTGGCTGAACCAAAACGTGGCGTTAGGCGAAGCCCTTGCCCTGGCAGCCATTGAAAACGCCAGACGCCGTGAAAGAAAACGCAAAAAAGTCTCCTTGAAAACCCGGACCAGCGGGGCCTCCTTGCCGGCCAAACTGTCGGACTGCTCCAGTGATGACCAAAGACAGCGGGAGCTTTTCTTTGTGGAGGGAGACTCTGCCGGCGGTTCGGCCAAGCAGGCCAGGGACAGACGTTTCCAGGCCATCATGCCCCTGCGGGGAAAAATTTTGAACACCTGGGATTTAACTTCTTCCGCCATCCTTGAATCCAAGGAAATTCAGGATATCTCCCAGGTACTCGGCGTAATCCCCGGATCAAAGGATATCTCCAAACTGCGCTATAACAAATTATGTATCCTGGCCGATGCCGACTCAGACGGCCTGCACATTGCAACCCTGTTGTGCGCACTTTTTCTAAAGCACTTTCCGGAAGTGGTCCGACAAGGCCATGTGTTTGTGGCCATGCCGCCCCTTTACCGGATCGACATGGGAAAAGAGGTATTTTACGCCCTTGATGATTCAGAAAGAAGCGCCATCATCAAACGCCTGAGCCGCAGAAAAAAACCATCAAAAATAAATATCCAGCGTTTCAAGGGGTTAGGGGAAATGAACCCGTCTCAGCTTCGAGAGACCACCATTGCCCCGGACTCCCGGCGTCTAGTCCAGCTGACAATCACCAATGAACCCGGTGCCGGAGAACAAAAAAGTGACTCGGCCCGGGAAAACGATGAATCGCCATCAGCCTCACCTGAAAGCCAAAGGTCCCCTGATTCCCCGAAAACAGATGATTTCCGGACATCAGAAAAAGAGGATGTGTTCCAGGTCATGGATATGCTTTTGAGCAAAAAAAGGGCCAGGGACCGGAAACACTGGATTGAAACCCATGGAATAATCAAAGAGATTTAA